From a single Flavobacteriales bacterium genomic region:
- a CDS encoding glycosyltransferase family 2 protein: MNSPAPIVSVIIATYNYGRYITDALRSVQAQTMQDWECIIIDDASTDNTASVVSSLIERDPRFTYVQLPANGGVSAARNHGLQRAKGEFIQLLDADDLLAPLKLQVHVDAMRSEPELGVVYSDFYHFTDPTISGRVGEYRADEKLNGARDRVVARLIHGNVFRLNTALFRRSALDRIHGFRKEFRYIEDWDFWFRMAAHGTRFRFLDKSEAISGVRRTQGSLSKDLPAMRSHQLPVRQDLWVSVPLSFKNKIMLLVRYCDFLLQMLFVHREPIRINDTGKYPFLFYVAITSLLILPFWLLLTIFVRTWRK; the protein is encoded by the coding sequence ATGAACAGCCCTGCACCGATCGTTTCCGTGATCATTGCCACGTATAATTACGGCCGGTACATTACTGATGCGTTGAGGTCGGTGCAAGCGCAAACCATGCAGGACTGGGAGTGTATCATTATTGATGATGCCAGCACCGATAATACGGCAAGTGTTGTTTCTTCATTGATCGAAAGAGATCCACGCTTCACATACGTCCAATTGCCCGCGAACGGCGGCGTTTCTGCGGCAAGGAATCACGGATTGCAACGCGCCAAGGGCGAGTTCATCCAATTGTTGGATGCCGATGATCTCCTTGCGCCTCTTAAGTTGCAAGTGCATGTGGACGCTATGCGCAGCGAGCCGGAATTGGGTGTGGTCTATTCGGATTTCTATCATTTCACTGACCCGACCATAAGTGGGCGGGTAGGTGAGTACCGGGCCGATGAAAAGCTGAATGGCGCGCGAGATCGCGTTGTCGCGCGATTGATCCATGGCAATGTTTTCCGACTGAATACAGCCCTTTTCCGACGTAGCGCATTGGACCGGATCCATGGTTTTCGCAAAGAATTCCGGTACATTGAGGACTGGGACTTCTGGTTCCGTATGGCAGCCCATGGAACACGTTTCCGGTTTTTGGACAAGTCCGAAGCGATCAGTGGTGTGCGTAGGACCCAAGGTAGTTTAAGCAAGGACCTACCCGCCATGCGCAGCCACCAATTACCCGTGCGCCAGGATCTTTGGGTATCCGTACCACTTTCATTCAAGAACAAGATCATGTTGTTGGTCCGGTATTGTGATTTCCTACTCCAAATGCTCTTCGTACACCGTGAACCGATACGCATCAATGACACTGGGAAATACCCATTCTTGTTTTATGTGGCGATCACCTCCCTATTGATCTTGCCGTTCTGGCTGTTGTTGACCATCTTCGTTCGGACGTGGAGGAAATGA
- a CDS encoding glycosyltransferase family 2 protein, which yields MNKAQANKEIEGQDEIAPVLSFIVVSYNTRDILGNCLASIQAHVTRSYEVIVIDNASSDGSPELVGSDHSNVVLIRSDVNLGFSAANNLGMERAKGKYLILLNSDTVITPNSIGTWLDAHELANATISGPTLVYLNGSQQTSAWKVPRPLDSALEAVFLHRLFGRRGYPMEIPKEGREVGFISGAAMLFHRSVFLELGGLDPILFWMEDVDLCVRITRGGGTCWQFRTPPIIHIGGQSSAKEPSRMISNQLISRIKFTRKHRNGIASFVVARSVYIQVITRILGFGFISLFRNEPRAKAYRYTFGKLNRYLFQSDTSI from the coding sequence ATGAACAAAGCGCAAGCCAACAAAGAGATCGAAGGACAGGACGAAATAGCTCCGGTTCTATCGTTCATCGTGGTGAGCTACAATACACGGGATATTCTCGGAAATTGCCTGGCATCTATCCAAGCGCATGTTACTAGATCGTATGAAGTGATCGTGATCGACAATGCCTCTTCGGATGGTTCACCAGAACTGGTTGGATCAGATCATTCCAATGTTGTTCTTATCCGAAGTGATGTGAACCTCGGTTTCTCCGCAGCGAACAACCTCGGCATGGAGCGTGCGAAAGGGAAGTACTTGATCCTCCTGAATTCCGATACGGTAATTACTCCGAACAGTATCGGAACGTGGCTTGATGCGCATGAACTAGCCAATGCCACGATCTCTGGCCCAACGCTTGTGTACTTGAACGGAAGCCAACAAACCAGTGCATGGAAAGTACCACGACCACTGGATTCCGCGCTCGAAGCGGTTTTCCTTCATCGGTTGTTCGGTCGCCGCGGTTATCCCATGGAAATACCTAAGGAAGGGCGTGAGGTCGGTTTCATTTCAGGCGCCGCAATGCTTTTTCATCGTTCGGTATTTCTGGAATTAGGTGGGCTGGATCCGATCCTGTTCTGGATGGAAGATGTGGACCTGTGCGTGCGCATTACGCGAGGTGGTGGAACCTGCTGGCAATTCCGAACGCCGCCTATCATCCATATCGGTGGACAAAGCTCAGCGAAAGAGCCTTCCCGCATGATCAGCAATCAATTGATAAGCCGGATCAAATTCACTCGAAAGCACCGTAATGGGATCGCATCATTCGTAGTTGCAAGATCGGTGTACATACAGGTGATCACGCGGATCTTAGGGTTCGGGTTCATAAGTCTTTTTCGAAACGAACCGCGCGCAAAAGCATACCGTTATACTTTCGGTAAACTGAATCGTTACCTGTTCCAAAGCGACACATCGATCTGA